The nucleotide sequence TACCTTCATGTCGACGATTTTATGCTTAATCGCTTGAAAACGGCCAATAGGCTGACCAAATTGTTCGCGGATTTTTGCATATTCTGCAGCCATCTCTACAATGGCTTCCATTCCGCCGACCATGACGGAAGCAAGAGCAGCATTAACCGCGATCACCCCCTCCTGGAGAATGTCCCATCCTTTATGAAGCGGTCCCACCATTTGCTCTTGAGGGATCTGGACATTATGGAACGTAATTTCCGCCAAATGCCGGCTGTCATCAATATTTTTTGCTTGCGTATTGCAATATTTGTTTCAGCCAAATCTACGATAACAAGCGAAATTCCTTCCTCTCCTCTTTCTCCACTTGTGCGCACAGGGAGAAATAAGCTATCCGCCAGTTCCGCGTCTGGTACTAATGTTTTTGTCCCATTTAATCCAATGGACTCCCCCTCCAAAGAGGCCGTCATTTGAATACCAGCCGGATAGTAGCTGCCACCAGGCTCCAGCCAGGCAATCGAGAAAGTTTGATTGCCTTCTGCAATGGCTGGCAAGTACTTTTGTTTCTGGCTGTGTGAACCAAATCTTTCAAGCACAGGTACGGCAAAGCTGTTCGTCTCTAGATAAAGACCAGGCAGAACACTGCGTCCTAACTCTTCAAGTACCGGAACTAAATCGAGTGCTCCGAGCCCCATACCGCCATATTCCTCAGAGATGTTAATGCTTGTACAGCCTAATTCGGCCAGCCCGGCAACAATCGTTTTGTAAGACTCTGTCTCCCCTTTGATAAATTCGCGAGCTGTTTTCGTGTGACCCATACTATTTAAATATTTGTTCACGTACCCGCGAAACATTTCTTGCTCTTCACTTAATGAAAAATCCATGCTATGCCACCTCCATTATGTTTAGCGTCCCAGATCCTTAGGTAAGCCGAGAATGCGCTCTCCAATCGTATTTTTCTGCACCTCGCTCGTTCCTCCTCCGATCGTCATGCCGAATGAATACAGGAAGTTATCTTGCCAATAGGAATCTCCGAAAATCGCATCCTCTTTCCACAATACGCCCTGGTGGCCCTGTATGGAGAGTGATTGAGAGAACAGTTCTTTCGTCAATTCGCTCACTATTAACTTATCCATTGATCCCTCTGCACTCGGCTGCCCATTTTTCAATGTTTTTGTCAGGTTTCGATAATAGTTTAAGAGCGAGCCCCTGGAGCGGGTATATAAATCCACCATTGTTTTGCGGGTAAACGGGTTTTCGATCAGAGGCTGGCCGTCTTCTTGCAACTCTTTCGCCAATACGACCAAATCTTCAAATTGCTGCTCAAGGGTGAATACCTGGGCCCCAATGCCGGATCTTTCATGCATCAACAGAGCAATCATGACTCTCCAGCCTTCATCCACTTCACCAACAATATCTGCATCGTAGGCAATAGCATCTTCTAAATACACCTCATTAAAATCATGCTTTCCGTCCATCTGAATAATTGGCCGCGTTTCCACCCCCTGCTGATTCATATCTAAAAGAAAAACCGTAATCCCTTTATGTTTCTTTTCTCCCCGGCTTGTTCTGGCGAGAAGAAAACAGCGGTCAGCTAGATGTCCGAAACTCGTCCACACCTTTTGGCCATTAATTTTCCAGCGGTTTCCGTCACGGACGGCTGATGTTTGAATAGCAGTTAAGTCTGATCCAGCATTCGGCTCCGAATAGCCCTGACACCATACCTCTTCACCAGTCAATATCTTTTGGATGTACGCCTCCTTTTGTTCTTCCGTCCCGATTTGCATTAACGTGGGTCCTACCATATGAATGCCAACATAATTTACGAGCGGCGGAGCCTTAACGCGTACTAGCTCCTGCTGATAAATGATCTCCTCCATTAAGCTGGCTGCTCTGCCCCCGTATTTTTCCGGCCAAGCAATGGCTGCCCAGCCACCTTCGTATAACTTTCTTTGCCAGTTTCTCAAAAACTCTGAATATTGTTCCTTGTCTTCCGGAATGTCTCTCTTTCCTTCCAACCAGCCATCGGGCAAATTGCTTTCCAGCCATGTACGAAATTCCTGGCGAAATGCTTCTTCTTTTTCTGTAAAAGAAAAATCCATTCTTTTTCTCCCCTTTCAATCAAACGATTATCGAATTACGCAGGAATCCATTGTGGCAGAGCGCGTTCTTCAGTGATGTCTTGCCACGTCATTTTTACATTCATCCCGATGCTTACATCTTCCGGGCTGCAATTCAACACGTTGGCAATCAGTTTTACTTGTGGTGCTTTTTCCAGCTCTACAACAGCGATGACAAGCGGAAGGTCATCTTGAAATCCAGGCAGAAACGGCCGGTAGGAAACGATAAATGAATAGACAGTTCCATTCACTTCACTGCCGAGATTTTCCCAGCTGAGTTCTGTACTGCCGCATTTGGAGCAGGCCGGTCCAGGCGGATGTGAATAATGCTTACAATTTTCACATGTTTGGATCATCAGCTCATGACGATCGGCTGCATCCCAATATGGGTGATTATCCTGATTTTTTAATGGTATTGGTTTTTGATAGTCCATAGTTTCCCCTCCTAGTTTCTAAGAATCATAGCACCAGCAATATCCGGACCAGCCCAGCCCGTGCAGAGACCGATTTCACAATTTTCCACTTGGCGGTCTGTTCCTTGATAGTCATGACGAATCTGGCGGACAATCTCAAGAACGTTGTTCATTCCATGTGTATAGCCTTCTGAGAGCATGCCACCGGCTGTATTGCTTGGGAGTTTTCCGCCCATTTTCAGATTGCCTGCTGCTACAAAGTCCCCTACTTCTCCGCGCGGCGCGATGCCATAAGCCTCTAACTGCCGCAAAACAACCCAGCTGTAGCAATCGTAAATGGAAGCGACATCTAAATCTTCCGGAGAAATGCCGGCCTTTTTATACAATTCAGGAGCTACGTAATCGGCTGCTACTTCTGATAAGTCGGACCAGTAATGAGAGTGGGATACACATTGTCTGGCGGTTATCCCCATAATATAAACCGGCCTTGACTGGCAATCCTTTGCTCTTTCAGCCGATGTTACGATAATGGCATTCGCTTCATCTGATTCAAGGCAAAAATCATGTTTATTGAACGGGTAGCTTAAATAAGGGGTTTCTTTATAAGCCTCCATCGTTAATGGCTTTCCATAAAAATAAGCTTTCGGATTTCGCTGGGCATGTTCGTAAAAGCTGACGCACACGTGACCTAAATGCTCTTGTGTAAGCCCAGTTTCATGCATATGTCGAGTAGCAAAAAGCCCAAACCATTGAGCCGGCCCCCCTGCTCCGTAAGGGATGATAAAGCTGCCGCCGTCAATAGCAGACTGCAGCATATTGATGTCCCATCCGCCGCCGCCCATTCTCACTCCCGAGCGTCCATTCATCGAACGATAAATGAGCACCGTGTTCACCTGTCCTGTTTCAATGAGCCCAATTGCATCTGCAATTAGCATTTCCGTACTGCTGCCGCCCCCCATAATATCTTTAACGTATTTAGGACGAACACCTAGATAAGTAGCCAATTGATGGGAAGTACAAGAGTCATTCTCACTATAGCTCATAAATCCATCGATATCCTTCGCTTCAAGTCCCGCATCCTGAATGGCCGCTCTTGCTGCATCTAGCGCCAGATGCAGCGGTGTCGTGCCAGAGTTTTTTGAACGCTCACTTTCTCCTACACCAACAATGGCATAGCGGTCTTTTATTTGTGCCATACAAAACACCCCTCTTCATTTTAGAAAAAACGCAAAGTAGCTTGACCTGATCCAACAACTTTCCCAGGTGCTTTTTCAGCTTTAATCTCTAGATTGACATATTGCTTTCCTTCTTCTTCATAGACACTGCGGACAACTGCCGAACAGGTAATCTCATCCCCTGGTCTTGTTATCGCTCCAAATCTCATACGAAAGTTTGTTGATTCAGCTGTCACACCGGCTATATGCATCACATATTCGCCAAGAAACCCCATGATGAGCATGCCATGGGCAATAACGCCCGGCATTCCGATACTTTTGGCAAATTCATCATCCGTATGCAACGGATTGAAGTCTCCTGAAGCGCCAGCATATTTAACGAGTTGCACCTTTGTAACGGCCGGTTTTGTAAGCGATTCTAATACTTGTCCTTCTTGCAATTCACTGTATGTCAGCAATCGCTGCTCCTCCTCTCTCTTTCCAAAAATAACTGTTATATTTTGGCTTATTGAACGGTCATTTTTGAGCGGTAAATAATATTCATACGGCTAATAACTACTCTGTTTTGGTTTTCATCCTTGATTTCTGTATCAAGCACTAAACACTGCATTCGTCCGCTTCTTCCTTCCTTTTCATATAAATCAGTTACTTTCATCTGACAGGTCAGGCGGTCTCCGGGCTTGATTGGACGAGTGTAAATAAACTCCTGTTCACCGTGAAGCATTCGTTTCGGATCAAGCTCAAGATCAATGCCCTCACCTTCTGAACCAATGACAATCGGAAAGGTAGGTGGAGCAATGATTCCTCCATAAGGCGTGCCGGTTGCATACTCTTCATCCACGTATAACGGGTTTTGATCACCGATGGCCTGGGCAAATTGCCGAATATGCCTCGTGTCCACTTCAAACGTAAATTCCGGTCCTGTTAAACCGATGATGCTTTTATCTAAATCCATTGGTTTACCCTCCAACCTCTGTTTTTTCAGCCATATGGCTGTTTGTCACAATAAGCGCATCGGCTGCTTTCAAGCCATTCTCATAGACAATGAGTGGATTAATGTCTAACTCATCAATCCTGCCTTCCGAGTCAGCAATGAGTTCTGAGACTCTTAGTAACACATTGATTATGGCTTCACGATCGGCAGGTGCTTGACCACGCACTCCGGAAAGGATGGCTTTTCCTTTGATTTCCTCCACCATCTCGATAGCATCCTGCCTTGTAAGCGGAGCCACTCGGAAAGACACATCTTTGAGTGTTTCTACGAAAATTCCACCTAGACCAAACATGATGACCGGACCAAAGGCAGGGTCCTTCGTGACACCGATGATGACTTCTGTGCCTTTAGGAAGCATTTCTTGAACAGATACACCATTAATAACTGCATCCGGCTTGTACCCTTTAGCAGATCGCAAAATATCAGCATACGCATCGATCACTTGATGGTCGTTTTGCAAATGAAGCCTGATTGCATCAGCATCTGTTTTGTGAGGAATATCTTTGGAATCTACCTTCAGCACAACCGGATAGCCAATGCTTCTGGCACATTGAACAGCTTCCTCAGCCGTAGCTGCCAGGGCTTTTTGAGCCGTTGTAATTTGGTAAATCTCTAATATTTCGCTCGCTTCAAATTCACTTAATGTAACACCCGGCTTTAGCAAGTTCTCCAAAATACCTTTTGCCTCGCTCCCTGCTGTCTCACGCTGTTCTGCCGATTCATTCGCCTGTTTGTTACGGCGATATTTCTCACTGTAATCGACCAGCTTGGCAAGAGCTGAGACGGGATGTAAATCCCCTGTTATTACCGGTATTCCATTTTTCTCCATTTCAGCGGCCCCTTTAGGAATAGACATTCCTTGCAGTGGAAATGTCGTAACCAAAATGAATTTATCGGAGCTTTTGCAAATCTCAATAAATTCCTGAACCAAAGGGTGATCAGCCTCCCAATGCATAGGGAACTCGGTTAAAATGATATTGTCGACTTCCGGATCTTCACTCAGTGCCCGCAATGGTGCGATAAATAGTTCTGGATTCGTCACTGCCGCAGCAGCTGTTAAATCAATAGGGTTAGATGTACTGGCAAATGACGGAACAGCTTGTTTAATTTTTGCTTTCGTCTCGTCTTTAAGCGGAATGATTGTAAGGCCGTTCGCTTCACAACGGTCCGCTTCGTTGATCCCTCTTCCGCCGGAACTTGTAATAATGACGGTATTGCGCCCCGTAGGTAATTTCCCCGAAAGAAACAGCTTGGAAAAAGAAATGATTTCTTCATAATCATTCGCTCTAATCATGCCTGTCTGCTTAAAGAAAGCATCATAAACCTGGTCTGAACCAGCCAGAGACCCGGTATGAGAAGCGGCCGCCCGGCTTCCTGCCGAACTTCGTCCCGTCTTCATCACGATCATAGGCTTATTGCGGTCAAGTGCTTCTTTTGCTAATCGGCGCAGCTTAGCAGGATCTTTTGCGCCTTCTAAATAGCCGCTGATCACTTTCGTATTTGGATCATGAACCATATACTCGACGATGTCCGCAAATTCCGTTTCCATTTCATTCCCGACAGTAACAAAATAGTTAAAGCTTAAACCATGTTGGGCTGCCGCCATATAAGTAAGGACGCCAAAAGCCCCGCTCTGAGAAACATACCCAACGGCGCGATTGTCACTTAATGGATAGGCCATCACGCCAGGTGAAAAGGTACCAACGAGCCCATTCAGTGTATTTACCATGCCTACACAGTTCGGGCCGATCAATCGAATGCCATTCTTTCTGGCAATCTCAGCAAGGAGCTCCTGCTGCTTTGCCCCCTCCTCGCCAGTTTCAGAAAAACCGGAAGCAAAGATGATGGCAGCTTTTACTTTTTTCTGCGCACACTCTTCAAGACTTTGCTGAATTTGATTCGCACTGACACAAAATATCGCTAAATCTACAGGCTTCGGTACGTCCGTAATAGACGAGTAACACGGCAATCCTTCTATTTCTGTAGACTTTGGATTGATCGGAAAAATCTCTCCGCTAAACTTTCCGTCGATTAAGGCTTTCATTTGAATGTAACCAAGCTTGTTAGGATTCTTTGATGCACCCAATACGGCAACAGAACGAGGATAAAATAATGATTCGAGACTTCTTTCGGCAACGCTTTCATTACTCATGCTTTTCACCCCGATTTAACATAATTTGAATAGATATCCATCCTTGATTGCTATCATATAAAACCCGATTTAATAATTCAGAAAAAAAAGATACTTAGATTATTTAATTATTAGGCTTTGAAGTTTTTAAAAAAATCCGTACATCCTTTGTTATATAAGAGGTAAAATAATAAAGAACAATTTTTGTGTACACGATAACCCCGACTTTATGCTTGATAACCTCGACAAATGAATAAGATAGACTTCTTGCTTTATGAGGACCTCCGCTTTTACAAACAAAAAAGAACGGTATCTCCAATCTTCAAAATGGAGATACCGTTCTTTTGATTGTTAATGAAATCGTTCCAGCCACTTGATCAATCTTGCCTGAATTTTATTTGACGGAATTTTCCTTCCTCTTTCAATGCTGCTCAAATAAGAAGAAGAGATTTGAATTTCTTCCGCTGCCTCATGCAAAGATAGGTTTAATCTTTCTCTTATTTCCCTTACTCGGCTCCCCATGATTTCTGTTGATCCCTCTACGCTATAATGATCTGGCTGAGCCTTTGGTATGCTTTGTACGGATTGATTTCTCTTAATCGGCCGATATTGTTCCTTCACATATTCAGGTGGATCGATAACAATCGTCGAATGAGCCCAAACACGGCCCCATCCTTTTTGATCGGCAATCAACTCATTCCACTTTTCATAATGCCAGGACTGAATAAGGCCATCTTGCTGTAAGGTATCAAGTGCCTTTTCCAATCGATCTCTCGTGCGCGAAGGCATACGTTCATTAGTATTGACACTTATCGCCTCTAGTAACGTGTTGACTTTATTAGGCTGAAGAAAGTCTCCTTTTCTTGCCTGAATCCGCCAACGCCAGCTTAAATATCTGGCCAGCCGCTTTTCCCACGTTTTACGGTAAGGATCATAATGCAAAGTTTTTATAGGAAGAAGTGCTACCTGTCTTCCAGAGCCGCTTAAATACTTTGCAAATACTTGATCGACTGTATACCTTAGTTTTTTCCCGTTCATTTCCTCCGTTATCCGACAGTCTTGTCTTTCTTGATCAACAAATAAAAAGGCTCGTCCTTCGAGTTTTGTCTCTACTGGTTTTCCTTTTTCATATACTATCGCTTTATCTAGCTCAATCCATAGATTTTGGATGATTGAAAGCGATTTCAACACTTGGCGTCGTTGCTTTAATTCATAGCCGCCCCGTCGCCCCTCCCCGCCCAACTTTGGCTTTAGGCCACGAATAGATAACAAATCATCGATCTCCACTTCAACTACATCTTTATAGTGTTTTGCTTTAGACAAGAAAATAGCACAAAGCGCATCAAATACATCTGCATCTAAGTCTGATAATCCTTCAGCTTGCTTCCACGATTCCTTAATAATGGGGTGGGTAGCGTGAAATCGATAGTGATCTTTTTTAAAGGGCTTGATTTGAAGTACGCCCGTCATGTTTCCTTTAGAAAGCGGCATGGTTGGCCAAAAGCCCTGTTCATGTAGAAAATGGTTCTTATAAAGAGCTTCCCGAACAGATTGGTAGGGGGCATTGTTCATGACAGACAAAAAATCTTTTGTAGCTAGAGTTGAGTCGTATTCAAGCGACAATGCAGAAAATGGTTGAAACAAAGCATTCTTTTTTAAATTGAACATGGCCTCAATTTCGTGCATCGTCCAATCTTCTAGATTTAACATCCTACTAATTTTCTTAATCCATTCTAACGTGTAAGTGTTCACTATACTTGTAAACCTTATAATAAATTCTTGATCCTCAGATAAATTTTTTGATATATACTCATAAAAAAGTTCATTTAACTCTTTCCTATTTAATGCCTCTAAGCCATGAGGACCAAGAGATTGTGCCATTTCTTCAAGGACCCATTCAGTTAAATGCATTCGGCACCACCTACAAAAATTCTCCCACACTTCGTCATTCACTAAAAAAGTATCCCTTTTCAAAATATTCTCTATGTAGTGGATGGATGAGCTTTTCAACGTCTTATCATTCAAGATGGAGGATAGGGATGGGGAAAACTTTTTATATTTCATCAACAGGTGGGTAACAATGTTATCAGCAATTTGTCTAATGAACCGGTTGCGTGCAGCCACACGCAAACTGTTAAACACTTGGGCACTCTCCCGGTAGACGCGCTCCCAAATGATAAATGAATTAAACCCTTCATTTTCAATAAAGATCGGTAAATCGGATGCTGTCCTCTCTGATCTGCCTCCAAATCTGTGATCGAGCCCTAATCTACTATCCTGTTCATAAACACACAGAATAAGAAAATCATCTATTTTTCCTGATAATTGTTTAGAAAGGTTGTTTGTTTTTTTTACACCTTTCTGTCTCAAAACATGATCATTTTCTAACATCATTACTACCTCCCCAGACTTTAATAGAGGATATATGTCTCGATGAATGTTTTTGTTGAACTCTAGAATCATTAGTTATCCTTAAATGTAGCAAAATTATTCTGAATATTCAATACGGCATTTTGCTATTGATTAAAGGAATATCCCTATTCTTCCCATCAATCTGCTAAGGTTGGCTGAACTTTTGTGTGCTATTGTTATTTTTGCTTTTTCAGACGCTCATTACCTGATTGTCATTGATAATTAATAAAGTTTTTATAGAAATAAACTGTATAAATGGTAAAATTTAATAATCATCTATTAACAGTATGGAGCAGGTGTAAATGAAATGAGAAACAGCCAAGTGATTGAATTAAAAAATTTCTCCATTGGCTTGCCTAAAAAATTGACGTACGGAAACGGCAAAGAAATGGAGACTGGTATTTGTAAACAAACGGTTGAAGAAGCCTTCTTAACGAAAGAAGGCTTCCGGGGCGATGGAGTAGCAGATTTAAGGTATCATGGAGGGCCCGACCGCGCCGTATGTGTATATCCGTATGAGCATTATTCACTTTGGGAAAAGGAGTTTGCAATCCCCTTGTCCCCTTCCACTTTTGGAGAGAATTTAACAGTAACGAATATGCTGGAAAAAGACGTGTATATTGGGGACGTTTTTCGTCTAGGTGAAGCCGTCATCCAAGTAACTCAAGGCCGCATTCCGTGCAGCACGATTACAAAGAGGACTAATAATCCAGCTCTCCTAAAAAGGATGGTCCAAACAGGTTTCACGGGCTATTTGTGCCGGGTTTTAGAAGAAGGTACCGTTCGCAAAGACTCTAACATAACGCTGTTAGAATCACATCCAAAACAGGTATCCATCCTCGAAGGGAATGAAATTTACTTTCGTAAACCGAAAGATGCGGAAGGAATGAAAAAGATGCTGGCTGTTGATGAATTAGCCAATGAGTGGAAAGAGCTGCTGGAAGAGCGGTTGAATAAATTGGCTCCTCTTTTATAAGTCCTTTCAAGTAATTTATTAATATGGGCTCCCCTAGCAAGAAAAAGAACAGCAATAAAAAGGCCTGCTCACCAAGAGCAGGCCTTTTTCAAGAATCCATTTAGAATTTCAGCGATTTTATATCCTAAATCAACCTAGCTGCGGCAACGAATATAAAATAGAATCTAATGGAACTGTCAAGTGTGCCAATCCTTCTATTGTATTTTCCCTTCCTCTCTATTTAGGAAAACTCACTTTTCTACTATAAACGTGCGTAACTGCGCCTTTGTACCAGGTATCTCTTTCATGAGTATTTCAAAGAGATTTTTCTCTAGGACAACAATGTTTGCAAGTTTCCCTGCTTTCAATGCTCTTAATGCTCCGTTCTCTTAACGACCGGCTTTATTTCAACCTTACAGTTTAAATCGATGAATAGCTTTCTGTAACTCCTGAGCGATATGGGCCAGGCTTTCAGAAGAGCTGGATATTTCATTCATCGAGACAAACTGATCCTTTGTGATAAATACTACATGTTCAGAGTTTACTGTAGCGCTCTTAGCGACTTTTGATATCTCTTCTATTAAGCCTGTTACTTGTTTAGATCTGGCAGACACTTCTTTTGATGAGGCTGAAACGTCCTGTATCTGTTTTACGACATATTCAATATTTTCTAATATACGCTGGAAGGATCGGTCTGCTTCCTCTACAACAGTCAAACCTGAACGTACTTCTTCTTCTCCTGTTTCCATTGCCATTATCGCTTCTTGTGTATCTTCTTGAATGCCCCTAATTAGCCCGGCAATTTTATCTATTGATTGCCTTGACTGATCGGCTAGCTTTCGGACTTCATTGGAAACTACTGCAAAGCCTTTACCATGTTCTCCAGCACGTGCTGCTTCAACAGCGGCATTAAGAGATAACAAATTCGTTTGGTCTGCAATATTTGTAATGACATCTAATATTTGAACAATCTCCTTCGAATGTTCACCTAATCGTTCAACAACTTTGGCAGTTCCTTCAACTGAATGATTAATTGAACTCATTTGCGAAAGAACCTTATTTATCGCTTCTTTCCCTTGTTGTGCCTCTTTCAATGCTCCCATCGATATATCTGAAACAAAAGAAGCAGATTTTGCAATTTGCTGAACCTCCAATGACATTTCTTCTATCGCTTGAAATCCTTCTTCTGAAGCGTTTAATTGCTTGCTAGAGCCGGTGGCAACTTCTTCAATTGCTTGCTCAATTTGCTGATTCATATGTGTTGATTGTTCGGCACTTGCATACAACTGCTCCGAAGAAGCGGCAATGTGCTCAGATGTAAAAGTGACCTTTTGAATGATCTCTTTTAATTGATAGACCATATGGTGAAATGATTGACTTAATTGGCCAATCTCATCTCTGCGTTTCACCGGCAAGCCTGCGATATATTTATTAGCGCCCCTCAAATCGCCTTCCGCTACATGCTCTGCCGTGTATTTCACGATATTAAGTGGTTTCAACGCGTTCATAATAAATACATATAAAATGATCACAGCGATAACCATAAAAATAATTGTAGTCACCAGAAAGGTCGGTAAACTTTCCAATACTACTTTATCTGTTATTGAGCCTACTTTCTCCGCATTAATATCAACACCTAAAATACCGATTACTTTTCCTGTTTTATCTTCTATCGGCGCAAAAGCTGATAAAAACTCGCCATATTTAGGATCATTTACGATTTCAGTGCTTGCCGTTTCTCCTTTAAGTACCGGCTCAATAGACTTGTAAGTCGTGGCATTAGTTGTCTCACCTATTGTTGATGCAGTCTTGGCGGATTCTCCGATTATTAGAATCTCAATCTCTTTTGTATCTGTTACACCAAGTGTATATACATATAATGCTCCTGTTTTTACTCTAAAATCATTCAGTTGCTGTCTCAATTCCCAATATACTTTATTTTTTTTCTGATTTTGTAAGAATTGTTTATAAGTTTCAGGATTTATATGGCTAACAATCGTTTCGGCTGTGTCTATACTAACATTTGAGATAGCACGCTCTGCCGCCTCTTGAGCAGTATGATATATCATACTCCCACTTACAACTGTTAAGATAACAATAATAATTGCAGCAATATTAGCTATCTTTATGCCTAATCCACCTAATCTGCCTTTCATACCCATCTGCTTGTCCCCTAAATTGGAAATTTGAGCTATCTTACTTTTCTATTAATGAATCGGTATGATCGAAAACAACCTTTCCATCAACAATTGTTACCTGCACTTTCGTATCCGGTATGTCTTCAGTGGGTATGTCAAAAAGATTTTTCTCTAACACAACAATATCCGCCAGCTTCCCTGACTCTAATGTCCCTAATTCCTGCTCTCTAAATGAGCCGTACGCAGGGCCGGCTGTGTAAGCTTTCAATGCTTCAGCAAGTGTGATGCGCTCATGCGGATGCCACACAGCTTCTCCGCTGCTGTCAATTCTCGTTACCGCACGGTAAATTTGTAAAAGCGGGTTCAAGACATCAACGGGAAAGTCTGTGCCAAACGCCAATTTCGCCCCGGCTTCTTGCAATGTCTTGATCGGAAACACATACTTTTCTCGCTCAGAACCAATTCGATCCGTGTACACCCCCCGCTCAGACATCGCAAAGTGATCCGGCTGCATGGACGCCGTCACGCCAAGCTCTTTGAAGCGCGGGATATCATCAGGGTGAATCACTTCGACATGTTCAACCGAATGGCGCGAATCCCGCTTGCCATTTGTCTTTTGCGCTTCCTCATAGGCATCTAAAGCCAGACGAATCGCTCCATCGCCAATGGCATGAAAGCGAATGCTAAACCCTTCTTTATCCGCCTCAGCTACCCACTTTTTAATTATTTCAGGAGGGAAAGTCGCCTCGCCACTTGTATTTAGCTGATCGGCATACGGTTCTAATAAATAAGCCGTACGAGCAGTAATGACACCGTCAATAAATTGCTTCAGTCCAGACACACGAAGCTTATCTGATTGATACGTGTTCCGTAAATGCTTGGCCCGTTCTAAGTCGCCATTTAATTCAGGCCACAAATGGATACGCGCTGTTAATTCCTCTTTGTCTTCAAACTCTTTGTAAACAGCATAATCATTT is from Bacillus sp. PK3_68 and encodes:
- a CDS encoding helix-turn-helix transcriptional regulator; the protein is MMLENDHVLRQKGVKKTNNLSKQLSGKIDDFLILCVYEQDSRLGLDHRFGGRSERTASDLPIFIENEGFNSFIIWERVYRESAQVFNSLRVAARNRFIRQIADNIVTHLLMKYKKFSPSLSSILNDKTLKSSSIHYIENILKRDTFLVNDEVWENFCRWCRMHLTEWVLEEMAQSLGPHGLEALNRKELNELFYEYISKNLSEDQEFIIRFTSIVNTYTLEWIKKISRMLNLEDWTMHEIEAMFNLKKNALFQPFSALSLEYDSTLATKDFLSVMNNAPYQSVREALYKNHFLHEQGFWPTMPLSKGNMTGVLQIKPFKKDHYRFHATHPIIKESWKQAEGLSDLDADVFDALCAIFLSKAKHYKDVVEVEIDDLLSIRGLKPKLGGEGRRGGYELKQRRQVLKSLSIIQNLWIELDKAIVYEKGKPVETKLEGRAFLFVDQERQDCRITEEMNGKKLRYTVDQVFAKYLSGSGRQVALLPIKTLHYDPYRKTWEKRLARYLSWRWRIQARKGDFLQPNKVNTLLEAISVNTNERMPSRTRDRLEKALDTLQQDGLIQSWHYEKWNELIADQKGWGRVWAHSTIVIDPPEYVKEQYRPIKRNQSVQSIPKAQPDHYSVEGSTEIMGSRVREIRERLNLSLHEAAEEIQISSSYLSSIERGRKIPSNKIQARLIKWLERFH
- a CDS encoding MOSC domain-containing protein codes for the protein MRNSQVIELKNFSIGLPKKLTYGNGKEMETGICKQTVEEAFLTKEGFRGDGVADLRYHGGPDRAVCVYPYEHYSLWEKEFAIPLSPSTFGENLTVTNMLEKDVYIGDVFRLGEAVIQVTQGRIPCSTITKRTNNPALLKRMVQTGFTGYLCRVLEEGTVRKDSNITLLESHPKQVSILEGNEIYFRKPKDAEGMKKMLAVDELANEWKELLEERLNKLAPLL
- a CDS encoding methyl-accepting chemotaxis protein — protein: MGMKGRLGGLGIKIANIAAIIIVILTVVSGSMIYHTAQEAAERAISNVSIDTAETIVSHINPETYKQFLQNQKKNKVYWELRQQLNDFRVKTGALYVYTLGVTDTKEIEILIIGESAKTASTIGETTNATTYKSIEPVLKGETASTEIVNDPKYGEFLSAFAPIEDKTGKVIGILGVDINAEKVGSITDKVVLESLPTFLVTTIIFMVIAVIILYVFIMNALKPLNIVKYTAEHVAEGDLRGANKYIAGLPVKRRDEIGQLSQSFHHMVYQLKEIIQKVTFTSEHIAASSEQLYASAEQSTHMNQQIEQAIEEVATGSSKQLNASEEGFQAIEEMSLEVQQIAKSASFVSDISMGALKEAQQGKEAINKVLSQMSSINHSVEGTAKVVERLGEHSKEIVQILDVITNIADQTNLLSLNAAVEAARAGEHGKGFAVVSNEVRKLADQSRQSIDKIAGLIRGIQEDTQEAIMAMETGEEEVRSGLTVVEEADRSFQRILENIEYVVKQIQDVSASSKEVSARSKQVTGLIEEISKVAKSATVNSEHVVFITKDQFVSMNEISSSSESLAHIAQELQKAIHRFKL
- a CDS encoding amidohydrolase → MSQQLADMIISSNAVFTGLSDQPEPASIAMKGNKIIAVGSEEEMKQYTGEKTKIYQFKDQLVMPGFHDFHLHMMQGAVALNGVNLFAARSEGEALKMIREFAESNPENPWVIGFMWDAGFWDTQALPTRHSLDRILPDRPAIMFHAEVHYAWVNTKALEMANINRHTAPPSFGMIGKDENGEPNGLLYEGAMDAVIRHAYDFTKEQKRELFASFLDHASSVGVTAVHDLFAAESLAALNDYAVYKEFEDKEELTARIHLWPELNGDLERAKHLRNTYQSDKLRVSGLKQFIDGVITARTAYLLEPYADQLNTSGEATFPPEIIKKWVAEADKEGFSIRFHAIGDGAIRLALDAYEEAQKTNGKRDSRHSVEHVEVIHPDDIPRFKELGVTASMQPDHFAMSERGVYTDRIGSEREKYVFPIKTLQEAGAKLAFGTDFPVDVLNPLLQIYRAVTRIDSSGEAVWHPHERITLAEALKAYTAGPAYGSFREQELGTLESGKLADIVVLEKNLFDIPTEDIPDTKVQVTIVDGKVVFDHTDSLIEK